In Thermomonas carbonis, a single genomic region encodes these proteins:
- a CDS encoding BolA family protein, producing the protein MTEALTEADIPRLNPQRVERIRDLLASALAPQALTVTDDSHKHAGHAGARDGQGHFGVDIVSSAFAGKLPLARHRLVYAALGDMMQTDIHALSIRARTPDEAA; encoded by the coding sequence ATGACCGAGGCCTTGACCGAGGCCGACATCCCCCGGCTGAATCCGCAGCGGGTCGAGCGGATCCGCGATTTGTTGGCGTCGGCGCTTGCGCCGCAGGCGTTGACCGTCACCGACGATAGCCACAAGCATGCCGGTCACGCCGGCGCCCGCGACGGGCAGGGGCATTTCGGCGTCGACATCGTCAGCAGTGCGTTCGCCGGCAAGTTGCCGCTGGCCCGCCATCGGCTGGTGTACGCGGCGCTGGGCGACATGATGCAGACCGACATCCATGCACTGTCGATCCGGGCGCGCACCCCGGACGAGGCGGCCTAG
- a CDS encoding segregation and condensation protein A, with the protein MTSDQTAGASADVPAAIPNARPQQQEMPLAMVLGQPVLQIPQDLYIPPDALEVILDAFEGPLDLLLYLIRRQNLDILDIPVASITRQYVDYIQGMHELRFELAAEYLVMAAILAEIKSRLLLPRPPSEEGVEEDPRADLVRRLQEYERYKKAAEDLDTLPRQERDTTPVHAFVPDRAEIRLPPPVDIREMLLALHDVFKRAELYTQHAIKRDALSVRQRMGELLERLADGQFHRFESLFTVEEGKLGVVVTFLGLLTLAKEQLLDIVQEGALAPIYVKSLASDEGAPAIADLSSEFDDEPDAANDD; encoded by the coding sequence ATGACATCCGACCAGACTGCCGGCGCCAGCGCCGACGTACCTGCCGCCATTCCGAATGCCCGTCCGCAGCAGCAGGAAATGCCGCTGGCGATGGTGCTTGGCCAGCCGGTGTTGCAGATCCCGCAGGACCTGTACATCCCGCCGGATGCGCTGGAAGTCATCCTCGACGCCTTTGAGGGCCCGCTGGACCTGTTGCTGTACCTGATCCGCCGCCAGAACCTGGACATCCTGGACATCCCGGTGGCCTCGATCACCCGCCAGTACGTCGACTACATCCAGGGCATGCACGAACTGCGCTTCGAATTGGCGGCCGAATACCTGGTGATGGCCGCGATCCTGGCCGAGATCAAGTCGCGCCTGTTGCTGCCGCGCCCGCCCAGCGAAGAAGGCGTGGAGGAAGATCCACGCGCCGACCTGGTCCGCCGCCTGCAGGAATACGAGCGCTACAAGAAGGCCGCCGAAGACCTGGACACCCTGCCCCGCCAGGAACGCGACACCACACCGGTCCACGCCTTCGTGCCCGACCGCGCGGAAATCCGCCTGCCGCCGCCGGTGGACATCCGCGAGATGCTGCTGGCCCTGCACGACGTGTTCAAGCGCGCCGAGCTGTACACCCAGCACGCGATCAAGCGCGATGCGCTCAGCGTCCGCCAGCGCATGGGCGAATTGCTCGAACGCCTCGCCGACGGCCAGTTCCACCGCTTCGAATCGCTGTTCACCGTCGAGGAAGGCAAGCTCGGCGTGGTGGTGACCTTCCTCGGCCTGCTGACCCTGGCCAAGGAACAACTGCTCGACATCGTCCAGGAAGGCGCGTTGGCACCGATCTACGTGAAGTCGCTGGCGTCCGACGAAGGTGCCCCTGCGATCGCCGACTTGTCGAGCGAGTTCGATGACGAACCGGATGCTGCAAACGACGATTGA
- a CDS encoding YciI family protein has protein sequence MWYAIEGFDGADVLPKRLAARPEHLARLTALRDEGRLLLAGPCPAIDAEDPGPAGFSGSIVIAEFASLDAARAWADADPYVAAGVYARVDVRPFRKVLP, from the coding sequence ATGTGGTACGCGATCGAAGGCTTTGATGGTGCCGATGTCCTGCCGAAGCGGCTCGCCGCCCGGCCCGAGCACCTGGCGCGGCTGACCGCGCTGCGCGACGAGGGACGCCTGTTGCTGGCGGGCCCATGCCCGGCGATCGACGCCGAGGATCCGGGCCCGGCCGGCTTCAGCGGCAGCATCGTCATCGCCGAATTCGCGTCGCTGGACGCGGCGCGTGCCTGGGCCGACGCCGATCCCTACGTCGCCGCAGGTGTGTACGCGCGGGTCGATGTCCGCCCGTTCCGCAAGGTATTGCCATGA